The genomic segment TGATCGCGGGCGCGCTGACCCGGCTGGCCCCGTTGGACTGGACCGGGCCGGCGATCAGCCTGGTGGTGCTGCAGCTGCTGGCCTGGCTCGCGCTGTTGCGCGCGCTGTACGTGATCCTCGGCTGGCGTCGCGTGCTGCTGATCCCGTTGACGTTCGCGCTGTTCACCCCGTTGGGAGTGCCGGGATTCGCGTGGTGGGCGGCGGCGCTGAACTCGCTGCCGATGCTTGCGGCGCTGGCCTGGGTGTGCGCCGACGCGGTGCGGCTGGTGCACACCGGCAACCAGCGCTACGCGCTGACCGGCGTGCTGGTGTATCTGGGTGGGTTGCTGTTCTTCGAGAAGGCCGCGGTGATCCCGTTCGTCGCCTTCGCCGTGACCGTGCTGCTGTGCCACGTGCGCGGTGACAGGTCGGCGCTGCTGACGGCCTGGCGTGGCGGCCTGCGGCTGTGGGTCGCGTCGCTGATCCTGACGGTCGCCTGGGTGGCGCTCTACCTCGCGGTGGTCAATCAGCAGCGATGGAGTTCTGACCTGGCGATGACCGGGGATCTGCTGGCGCGGTCCGTCACCCACGGCATCGTGCCGGGGCTGGCCGGCGGGCCGTGGCACTGGGACCGCTGGGCACCGGCCTCTCCGTGGGCCACTCCCCCGCCGCTGGTGATGGCGCTGGGCTGGCTGGTGCTGATCGCGGTGCTGGCACTGTCGCTGGTCCGCAAGCAACGACTCGTCCCGGTGTGGCTGACCGGCGCCGGTTACGCCGTCGCCTGCCAGGTGCCGATCTATCTGATGCGCTCGTCGAAGCTCACCGCGCTGGAGCTCGCCCAAACCCTGCGCTATCTGCCGGATCTCGTCGTTGTGCTGGCGCTGCTGGCCGCGGTCGGGCTGTGCGCACCGAACCGGTCGCTGGGTGCGCGCTGGCTGGACACCTCGGCGCGACGGGCCGTGGTGACGACGGGTTTGGCCGCGCTGTTCGTGGCCAGCAGCCTGTGCTCAACGGCGACGTTCCTGACCAGTTGGCGCGACAACCCAACACAGAGCTATCTGCGCAATGCAGAATCCAGTTTAGCTGCGGCCCATACGAATTCGACCGCCCCGCTGCTAGATCAGGAGGTCGATCCGTTGATCCTGCAGCGGGTCGCCTATCCGGAGAACCTGGCCAGCCACATGTTCGCCTTACTGCGCGACAGACCGGAATTCGCCACGGCCACAACGCAATTGAGAATGTTCGACAGTGCGGGCCGACTGATCCCGGCCCGGGTCACCTGGATTCGAACCATCAAACCCGGACCGATGCCGCGGTGCGGCTATTTCGCCCAGCCGGACAGTCCGGCGCGCATGATGCTCGACGGGCCACTGCTGCCGGCCGACTGGACCGTCGAATTCAACTATCTGGCTAACAGCGACGGCTCGATGACCGTCTCGCTGCCGGAGGGTCCCGGCGTCAAGGTTCCGGTGCACCCCGGACTCAACCGGGTCTATGCCCGGGTGCCGGGCGCCGGCGACGCGATCATGGTTCGCGCCAACACCACCGCGCTGGCACTGTGCATTGCGTCGGGCCCGGTGGGCTTTTTGGCGCCGGCCTGAATTGCGCTGCACTAGCTGATCTGGATGCCGCCTGGTCCCCGAATGTCGTTGCTGCGCCCCGGGTTCCTGATTTGCGGGATACCACCTCCTGGCGCTTTCTCCCAGGTGATGTGGTTTCCGGTGCCGGTGGCCAAGATGGCGGCCACGGTTTGCAGGTTCACCGTGTTGGCGACACCGCTGACATCGACCTCGCCGCACGACCCGGTCAAGGTGATCGTCGAGTCCTCGCCCACGATCCTGATCGGCGATTGGTTGCCACACTCATAGGTCGCGAATGAGAAGCTGATGTCGATGTTGGCCGGCGACCCACTCGTCAAGGCGATATAGCTTGGGCCAGAAGCAATTCCAGAAAACACCATACCCACGATCAGCACGCGAAGCATGGTCAACCCTGTCACCGGCCACCGGCGCGGACGAGGATTTAAACCGCTGGGGTTTTAAAGGCGCCGCGCCTACGCGGCGCTGGGCCCCTGGATCGGCGTGGCCACCGGGTGCCGGTGAACCGCCGGCGCCGGGCGTAGCCGAGTCACCGGAGCCAAGTCGCCGTCGTGCTGCTCACGATGCACTTGGCGATAGCTCCAGACCGCGGCAATCACGCCCGCGATCACCAAGGCGAGAGCGAGTACGACCAGAACATCGCCGAAGGCCAGCAGCAGGATGATTCCCGCCGCGATCCACCCGGCCTCACCGATCGGGTAACGGGATTGGTTGTCGTGCAGCATGCCGGCCTCGCTCGAAATAGTGCCGCTCTTTGATCGAGCGACTGCATTACGCAACGCCGCAGCGACCCGGAGGCTGCCCCAATGAGGGCTGATGGTGACCCAACTCACGGTGGGGTGATGGAGCCGCCTGGGGTGTGTGAGTTCACGACATAGGTGACAGATGAGTCGCGTCATGGGTTACACCTGTGTCGATACCTGATGAGTCGCGTCATAGGTGACAGTCATGGTGGATGTCCAAAGCGCGTGTGGTCGTCCTTGAAGTCGTTAGTGGTCATCTGTCGGTGAGCGCGGCAGCCCGGGTCTATGGCATGTCGCGGCAACATATTTATCGGCTGGTCGGTCGCTACCAGCGGGGCGGTTTGGAAGCGGTGGATCCGCGGTCTCGACGCCCGGCCAGCAACCCTCGCGCCGTGTCTGATGAAGTGATCGCGGCGATCGTGTTACTGCGAGAAAGGCTCACCATCGAAGGCCTCGACGCCGGCCCGCTGACTCTGCAGTGGCATCTGACGCAACAGGGCTTTGCATCGCCGTCGACCTCGACCATCCGACGCATCCTGCATCACCATGGCCTGATCGTCCCGGCGCCGCGTAAACGCCCCAAAAGCTCCTATCACCGCTTTGCCGCTGAGCAGCCCAACGAATGCTGGCAATCGGATTTCACCCATTGGAGCCTGGCCGATGGCAGTGGTGTGGAAATCCTCAACTGGCTCGATGATCACTCCCGATTTCTGCTGGCGACCACCGCTTATCGGCGCGTGGGTGGCTCCGACGTCGTGGCCAGCTTCACCACCACCGCCACACACTATGGTCTGCCGGCCTCCACCTTGACCGACAACGGATCGGTTTACACCTCACGATTCACCCACGGCTACAACGACTTCGAACGCCTCCTGGCCAGCCTGGGCATCACCCAGAAAAACGGTCACCCCGGACATCCCCAAACCCAAGGCAAAATCGAACGCTTCCACCAAACCCTCAAACGCTGGCTAGCCCCTCGACCCCGGCCAGCCACCGTAGCCGCCATGCAAACCCTGCTCGACGACTTCACCGTCATCTACAACACCCAACGCACGCACCGCGCCTTACCCGCGGCCACCACTCCCGCCCAGGCCTACACCGCTCGCCCCAAAGCCAGCCCACCGCACAGTCCCACCGGACACTTCCGCATCCGCCACGACACCGTCGACCAATTCGGCAAACTCACCCTGCGCCACGGCAGCCACCTGCACCACCTGGGCATCGGCCGCACCCACGCCGGCATCGCCGTGCTCATCTTGGTGACCACCAACACCGTCACGGTCATCAGCAAAAGCCAGCACCGAGTCCTCAGCAGCCACCACATCGACCCCGCCGCAAACTACTGGCGCAACCAAAACAAAAACCCCGGCCGATGGCCGGGGAATCTGTAACCCATGACCCGACTCATCTGTCACCGATGACTCGACTCATCACAATGGAGCCGCCTGGGGGAATCGAACCCCCGACCTATTCATTACGAGTGAATCGCTCTACCGACTGAGCTAAGGCGGCGCACCCTCAAGCTGGGCGGCACGAGTCTACGGCAGCTGGGCGCGCACGCCCAAAAACCGGCCCGTTCAGTCCCGCAATTCCTGCCCGATGGTGGCCACCATCGCGTCGACGGCGAACTTGGGTTTGACGTTGACCGCCAGCGCTTCGCGGCACGCAAGCACCGCCTCGATGCAGCGCAACAGCCGATCGGGCGCGGCGTGCGCGGCCAGCGCCGCCACCCGCTCGGTCATGTCCGGATGGTTGGCTCGCACCGCACCCGCGCGGGCCGAGACCACCAGCGCGTCGCGGAAGTAAGTGGCCAGGTCGATCAGTGCTCGGTCCAGCGCGTCGCGCGAGGCCCTGGTCTGGCGGGACTTCTGCCGACGCTCGAGGTCCTTGATCGCCCCCGCGGCGCCGCGCATCACCCCGGCGGTGCCTTTACCGGTGCCCCCGGCCCCCAGCGCCGTCCGCAGCTCCTCGGTCTCGGCCTCGGCGCGGTCAGCGGTCAGTACGACGGCCTCGGTTTCGGCCGCGGCCACCAACTCTTCGGCCGCGGCGTAGGCCCGGGCCGGGGTCGCCGCATCGCGCACCAGTCCCAACGCCCGCTCCCGCCGCTCCCGGGCCTGCGAATCGGTCGCCAGCCGACGCGCCCGCCCCACGTGACCGCCACTGACCGACGCCGCCCAGTTCGCCGTGTCGGCGCTCAGGCCGTCGCTGTCGATCAGCACCTGCGCGATCGACTCGGTCGAGGGCGTCACCAGCGCGACGTGCCGGCATCTCGACCGCAGCGTGACCGCGATGTCTTCGGGATCCACCGACGGCGCGCACAGCAGGAACACCGTCGACGGCGGTGGTTCCTCGACCACCTTCAGCAGCGCGTTGGCGGCACCCTCGGTCAGCCGATCGGCGTCCTCGACCACCACGATCTGCCAGTGCCCGGTCGTCGGGCGCCGCGACGCCGTCTGCACGATCGCACGCATCTCGTCGACGCCGATGGAGAGGCCTTCGGGGATCACCCGGCGAACGTCGGCGTGGGTGCCGGCCATCGTCGTCGTGCAGGCCCGGCACTGCCCGCAGCCAGGGCCGCCGTCGTCAGGAGACGACGTGCACTGCAGCGCGGCCGCGAAGCACAACGCGGCAACCGACCGCCCCGACCCGGGCGGGCCGGTGATCAGCCACGCATGTGTCATAGTCCCGTGGTCCCCATCGCTATGACCGGGATCACGTCGGGCGGCCCTCGCGGCGCTGAGCAGCGCGGCCTCAACCGCGTCTTGGCCTACCAGCCGCGTAAACACTCCGGACATCACTGGCAACACTAGTGAGACAGACCGACGTCCACCCCCCGGCTACCGTGTCGCGATAATTCCGTGATCTTTTCGGACGTTTCGCCAGGATCCGGCGACTTGCCGAAGCGATTAAGGGTTACCGGCTAGTCCCTGCTGACCGATACGGTGGGTTGGTGGCAACACCGGGTGCTCTTCCCGGGCGAATCAGCGCGTTCGTCCGGTGGGTAGTGCGCACTCCATGGCCACTGTTCTCGCTGAGCATGCTGCAGGCCGACATCATCGGCGCGCTGTTCGTGCTCGGCTTCCTGCGCTACGGACTCCCACCCCAGGACCGTATCCAACTGCAGGATCTGCCGACGCCCAACCTGGTGATCTTCGCCAGCTCGCTGGTCATCCTGTTTTTCGTCGGCGTGGTGGTCAATCTCCGACTGCTGATGCCGGTGTTCCGCTGGCAGCGCCGCGACAACATGCTCGCCGAGTCCGACCCGGCCGACACCGAGCTGGCCCGCAGCCGCGCCCTGCGGATGCCGTACTACCGCACCCTGAGCACGGTCGTCTACTGGTGCATCGGCGGCGTGGTGTTCGTCGTCGCCAGCTGGTCGGTGGCCCGGTTCGCCGCGCCCGTCGTCACGGTCGCGACCGCGCTGGGGGCGGCGGCTACCGCGATCATCGGCTACCTGCAATCCGAACGAGTACTGCGCCCGGTGGCCGTGGCCGCCCTGCGCAGCGGGGTACCGGAGAACGTCAAGGCGCCGGGCGTCATCCTGCGCCAGATCCTGACCTGGATGCTGTCCACCGCGGTGCCGCTGCTGGCGATCGTGCTCGCCGTGGTGGCCGACAAGGTTTCGCTGCTCCACGCCGCGCCGGAGAGCCTGTTCAATCCCATCTTGTTGCTGGCTCTGACCGCGCTGGGGGTCGGGCTGATCAGCACGCTGCTGGTGGCCATGTCGATCGCCGACCCGCTGCGCCAGCTGCGCTGGGCGCTCTCGGAGGTCCAGCGCGGAAACTACAACGCGCACATGCAGATCTACGACGCCAGCGAGCTCGGCCTGCTGCAGGCCGGCTTCAACGACATGGTCCGCGACCTGTCCGAGCGGCAGCGGCTGCGGGACCTGTTCGGCCGTTACGTCGGTGAGGACGTGGCCCGCCGGGCGCTGGAACGCGGCACCGAGTTGGGCGGCCAGGAACGCGACGTCGCGGTGCTGTTCGTCGACCTGGTCGGCTCGACTCAGCTCGCCGCGACCCGGCCGCCCGCCGAGGTCGTCCACCTGCTCAACGAGTTCTTCCGGGTGGTGGTCGACACCGTCGGCCGCCATGGCGGCTTCGTCAACAAGTTCCAGGGTGACGCCGCGCTGGCCATCTTCGGCGCACCCATCGAGCACCCGGACGCCTCCGGCGGCGCGCTGGCGGCCGCCCGGGAGCTGCACGACGAACTCCTGCCCGTGATCGGCGCGGCCGAGTTCGGTGTCGGGGTGTCCTCCGGGCGGGCCATCGCCGGCCATATCGGCGCGCAGGCCCGCTTCGAGTACACGGTGATCGGCGACCCGGTCAACGAGGCAGCACGGCTGACCGAGCTGGCCAAGCTCGAGCCCGGGCACGTGCTGGCGTCGGCGATCGCGGTCAGCGGCGCGCTGGACGCCGAAGCGTTGTGCTGGGATGTCGGCGAGGTGGTCGAGCTACGCGGGCGCGCCGCGCCCACTCAGCTGGCGCGGCCGTTGAATCTAGCTGTCCCGCGGTCGGTTTCGGCCTCGCGGCATAACGCCGAAGAAGTCACCACCGAAATTATGTGATCTCCGCCGGCGCTAACTGCGCTTGGCGGCCTTTTTCGCCGGGGCCTTGCGCGTGCTTTTCTTCGCGGGCCGTTTCGCCGGACCCCGGGCCCGCCGGTCGGCCAGCAACTCGGCAGCGCGCTCGTCGGTGATCGACAACACGTCGTCGCCCTTGCGCAGGCTGGCGTTGGTCTCACCGTCGGTGACGTACGGTCCAAATCGACCGTCCTTCACCACCATTGGCTTACCCGACACCGGGTCGTTGCCCAGCTCGCGCAGCGGCGGAGCCGAAGCAGCTTGCCGACCACGGCGTTTCGGCTCGGCGTAGATCTTGAGCGCCTCGTCCAGGGTGATCGTGAACATCTGCTCTTCGGTCGCCAGCGAACGAGAATCTGTGCCGCGCTTCAGGTACGGGCCATAGCGCCCGTTCTGCGCGGTGATCTCCTCGCCCGACGCAGGGTCGACACCGACCACCCGGGGCAACGACAGCAGTTTCAGCGCGTCCTCGAGCGTGACCGTCTGCAGATCCATGGTGCGCAGCAGCGAGCCGGTGCGTGGTTTGGGGCCGGTGGGCTTCTTGCCCTTCTTCGCCGGGGCCGCGTCACCGTCCTCCGGCGGCGGTTCGGGCAGGACCTCGGTGACATACGGCCCGTAACGGCCGTCCTTGGCCAGGATTTCGTGACCGGTCTCCGGGTCCACACCCAGCGAGCGACCCTCCTGCGGCGTGGCGAAAAGCTCTTCGGCCACCTCCAGCGTCAGCTCGTCGGGAGTCAGCGAGTCGTTGAGGTTGGCACGCTGCGGCTTCGTCTCACCGTCGTCGCCGACGACCGTGCGCTCCAGGTACGGCCCGTTCTTGCCGACCCGGACGTAGACCGGGCGCCCTTCCGAATCATCAAACAGCTTGATGGAGTTGACTTCTCGAGCGTCGATTCCTTCGAGGTTGACACCGACGAGCTTCTTGAGCCCGCCGGCGCGCGCCACCGAATCCTGCACGCCGTGGTCACCGCCGAAGTAGAAGTTGTTGAGCCAGTTGGTGCGTTGCTCGCTGCCCGACGCGATCGCGTCGAGCTCGTCTTCCATCGCGGCGGTGAAGTCGTAGTCGACGAGACGGCCGAAATGCTGTTCCAGCAAACCGGTGACGGCGAACGCAACCCACGAGGGCACCAGCGCGCTGCCCTTCTTGTGCACGTAACCGCGATCCTGGATGGTCTTGATGATCGACGAATACGTCGACGGTCGGCCAATACCCAGCTCCTCGAGCGCCTTGACCAGCGAGGCCTCGGTGTAGCGCGCCGGCGGGCTGGTGGCGTGGCCGTCGGGAGTCAGCTCGAGCGCCGCCAGCCGCTGGCCTTCGGTGAGCTGGGGCAGCCGGCGCTCGGCGTCGTCGGCCTCGCCGCCGGCCAGCTCGTCCACGGTTTCCACGTAGGCCTTCAGGAAGCCGGCGAAGGTGATGGTTCGACCGCTGGCCGAAAACACCACCGGATGATCGCCTTCCGGGCCGGCCCCCTGGTTTCGCGAGGTGCCGGCGATGCGCAAACTCAGCGTGGTCCCGCGTGCGTCGGCCATCTGCGAGGCCACCGTGCGCTGCCAGATCAGCTCGTAGAGACGGAACTCGTCGCCGTCGAGCTCACGGCGCACCGCATCCGGGGTGGCGAACGTCTCGCCCGCCGGGCGAATCGCCTCGTGGGCTTCCTGGGCGTTCTTGACCTTGCGGGTGTACTGCCGCGGCGACGGGGACACGTACTCGTCGCCGTAGAGCTGACTGGCCTGGGTGCGCGCCGCGTTGATCGCCGACTGCGACAGCGTCGTCGAGTCGGTACGCATATAGGTGATGTAGCCGTTTTCGTAGAGCCGCTGCGCGATGCTCATCGTCCGCTCCGACGAGAACCGCAGCTTGCGGCCGGCCTCCTGCTGCAACGTCGACGTCATGAACGGCGCGTACGGCCGGCGGGTGTAGGGCTTCTCCTCGACCGAGGCCACCGACAGCTGCGCCCCTGTCAAACCGGTGGCCAGCTCGGTCGCCCGCGCCTCGTTGAGGACGGTCACCTCGTCGGCCTTGCGCAGTTGGCCCAGCGAGTCGAAGTCGCGTCCGGTGGCCACCCGCAGTCCGTCGACAGAGGTCAGCCGGGCGGTAAAGGTGGGCGGCTGCGCGGTGGCGTCGGAGACGCTGGCGTCCAGCTGGGCAACGATGTCCCAGTACGCCGCGCTGCGAAACGCCATCCGGTCGCGTTCGCGCTGCACGATGATGCGGGTGGCCACGGACTGCACCCGGCCGGCCGACAGCCGGGGCGCGACCTTCTTCCACAGCACCGGACTGACTTCGTAGCCGTACAACCGGTCCAGGATGCGACGGGTCTCCTGCGCGTCGACCAGGTCGATGTCGAGGTCGCGAGGGTTTTGCGCGGCCTCGAGGATGGCCGGCTCGGTGATCTCGTGGAACACCATCCGCTTGACCGGGATGCGCGGCTTCAGCGTTTCCATCAGGTGCCACGCGATGGCCTCACCCTCGCGGTCACCATCCGTGGCCAGGTAGAGCTCGTCGACGTCTTTCAAAAGGCCCTTGAGCTCGGTGACCGTGCTCTTCTTTTCCGGACTGATGATGTAGAGCGGTTCGAAGTCGGCGTCGACGTTGACCCCGAGCCTGGCCCAGGGTTCCGACTTGAATTTGGCGGGCACGTCGGCGGCGGCCCGCGGCAGGTCGCGGATGTGTCCTCGCGACGATTCGACGATGTAGGTGGAGCCCAGGTAGCCCGCGAGTTTGCGCGCTTTAGTCGGCGACTCGACGATGACAAGTCGCCGCCGGCTGCCATTGCCGCTGCTGTCGCGGCCT from the Mycobacterium lentiflavum genome contains:
- a CDS encoding DUF3060 domain-containing protein, whose protein sequence is MLIVGMVFSGIASGPSYIALTSGSPANIDISFSFATYECGNQSPIRIVGEDSTITLTGSCGEVDVSGVANTVNLQTVAAILATGTGNHITWEKAPGGGIPQIRNPGRSNDIRGPGGIQIS
- a CDS encoding IS481 family transposase, encoding MSKARVVVLEVVSGHLSVSAAARVYGMSRQHIYRLVGRYQRGGLEAVDPRSRRPASNPRAVSDEVIAAIVLLRERLTIEGLDAGPLTLQWHLTQQGFASPSTSTIRRILHHHGLIVPAPRKRPKSSYHRFAAEQPNECWQSDFTHWSLADGSGVEILNWLDDHSRFLLATTAYRRVGGSDVVASFTTTATHYGLPASTLTDNGSVYTSRFTHGYNDFERLLASLGITQKNGHPGHPQTQGKIERFHQTLKRWLAPRPRPATVAAMQTLLDDFTVIYNTQRTHRALPAATTPAQAYTARPKASPPHSPTGHFRIRHDTVDQFGKLTLRHGSHLHHLGIGRTHAGIAVLILVTTNTVTVISKSQHRVLSSHHIDPAANYWRNQNKNPGRWPGNL
- a CDS encoding DNA polymerase III subunit delta'; protein product: MSGVFTRLVGQDAVEAALLSAARAARRDPGHSDGDHGTMTHAWLITGPPGSGRSVAALCFAAALQCTSSPDDGGPGCGQCRACTTTMAGTHADVRRVIPEGLSIGVDEMRAIVQTASRRPTTGHWQIVVVEDADRLTEGAANALLKVVEEPPPSTVFLLCAPSVDPEDIAVTLRSRCRHVALVTPSTESIAQVLIDSDGLSADTANWAASVSGGHVGRARRLATDSQARERRERALGLVRDAATPARAYAAAEELVAAAETEAVVLTADRAEAETEELRTALGAGGTGKGTAGVMRGAAGAIKDLERRQKSRQTRASRDALDRALIDLATYFRDALVVSARAGAVRANHPDMTERVAALAAHAAPDRLLRCIEAVLACREALAVNVKPKFAVDAMVATIGQELRD
- a CDS encoding adenylate/guanylate cyclase domain-containing protein; its protein translation is MRRLAEAIKGYRLVPADRYGGLVATPGALPGRISAFVRWVVRTPWPLFSLSMLQADIIGALFVLGFLRYGLPPQDRIQLQDLPTPNLVIFASSLVILFFVGVVVNLRLLMPVFRWQRRDNMLAESDPADTELARSRALRMPYYRTLSTVVYWCIGGVVFVVASWSVARFAAPVVTVATALGAAATAIIGYLQSERVLRPVAVAALRSGVPENVKAPGVILRQILTWMLSTAVPLLAIVLAVVADKVSLLHAAPESLFNPILLLALTALGVGLISTLLVAMSIADPLRQLRWALSEVQRGNYNAHMQIYDASELGLLQAGFNDMVRDLSERQRLRDLFGRYVGEDVARRALERGTELGGQERDVAVLFVDLVGSTQLAATRPPAEVVHLLNEFFRVVVDTVGRHGGFVNKFQGDAALAIFGAPIEHPDASGGALAAARELHDELLPVIGAAEFGVGVSSGRAIAGHIGAQARFEYTVIGDPVNEAARLTELAKLEPGHVLASAIAVSGALDAEALCWDVGEVVELRGRAAPTQLARPLNLAVPRSVSASRHNAEEVTTEIM
- the topA gene encoding type I DNA topoisomerase; the encoded protein is MADPTIGRDSSGNGSRRRLVIVESPTKARKLAGYLGSTYIVESSRGHIRDLPRAAADVPAKFKSEPWARLGVNVDADFEPLYIISPEKKSTVTELKGLLKDVDELYLATDGDREGEAIAWHLMETLKPRIPVKRMVFHEITEPAILEAAQNPRDLDIDLVDAQETRRILDRLYGYEVSPVLWKKVAPRLSAGRVQSVATRIIVQRERDRMAFRSAAYWDIVAQLDASVSDATAQPPTFTARLTSVDGLRVATGRDFDSLGQLRKADEVTVLNEARATELATGLTGAQLSVASVEEKPYTRRPYAPFMTSTLQQEAGRKLRFSSERTMSIAQRLYENGYITYMRTDSTTLSQSAINAARTQASQLYGDEYVSPSPRQYTRKVKNAQEAHEAIRPAGETFATPDAVRRELDGDEFRLYELIWQRTVASQMADARGTTLSLRIAGTSRNQGAGPEGDHPVVFSASGRTITFAGFLKAYVETVDELAGGEADDAERRLPQLTEGQRLAALELTPDGHATSPPARYTEASLVKALEELGIGRPSTYSSIIKTIQDRGYVHKKGSALVPSWVAFAVTGLLEQHFGRLVDYDFTAAMEDELDAIASGSEQRTNWLNNFYFGGDHGVQDSVARAGGLKKLVGVNLEGIDAREVNSIKLFDDSEGRPVYVRVGKNGPYLERTVVGDDGETKPQRANLNDSLTPDELTLEVAEELFATPQEGRSLGVDPETGHEILAKDGRYGPYVTEVLPEPPPEDGDAAPAKKGKKPTGPKPRTGSLLRTMDLQTVTLEDALKLLSLPRVVGVDPASGEEITAQNGRYGPYLKRGTDSRSLATEEQMFTITLDEALKIYAEPKRRGRQAASAPPLRELGNDPVSGKPMVVKDGRFGPYVTDGETNASLRKGDDVLSITDERAAELLADRRARGPAKRPAKKSTRKAPAKKAAKRS